One window of the Salvia miltiorrhiza cultivar Shanhuang (shh) chromosome 6, IMPLAD_Smil_shh, whole genome shotgun sequence genome contains the following:
- the LOC130988013 gene encoding E3 ubiquitin-protein ligase RSL1-like, with amino-acid sequence MEMIMSSIMAAFDEALSLTHDYAHADEAIQIQQALHASLSSSSQTLSCEICTEDKQASDMLDLDGCRHSFCAACISKHVQYKLRDNVTAVSCPAQGCRSAIQPAALRPHVAAEVLDRWEEAVAESSIEASQRVRCPYGGCSEVLVNEGGDAVAECECPWCHRLFCARCGVPWHQGRGCREFRRERGGKREKEGLRRLAEEKKWKKCPNCKVFVDKTEGCIHITCRCKLEFCYACGENWNESHWTTCQE; translated from the exons ATGGAGATGATAATGTCGTCGATCATGGCGGCATTCGACGAAGCTCTCTCTCTAACACACGACTACGCCCACGCAGACGAGGCCATCCAAATCCAGCAAGCTCTGCACGCCTCTCTCTCCTCCTCTTCTCAGACGCTCTCATGCGAGATCTGCACCGAAGACAAGCAGGCTTCCGACATGCTCGACCTCGACGGCTGCCGCCACTCCTTCTGCGCCGCCTGCATATCGAAGCACGTGCAGTACAAGCTCCGCGACAACGTCACCGCCGTCTCCTGCCCCGCGCAGGGCTGCCGCAGCGCCATCCAGCCCGCCGCGCTGAGGCCCCACGTGGCGGCGGAGGTCCTGGACCGGTGGGAGGAGGCGGTGGCGGAGTCGTCCATCGAGGCGTCGCAGAGAGTGCGGTGCCCCTACGGCGGGTGCTCGGAGGTTCTGGTGAACGAGGGCGGAGACGCGGTGGCGGAGTGCGAGTGCCCCTGGTGCCATAGGTTGTTCTGCGCGAGGTGCGGGGTGCCGTGGCATCAGGGTCGCGGCTGTAGGGAGtttaggagagagagaggcgggaaGAGAGAGAAGGAGGGGCTGAGGAGGTTGGCGGAGGAGAAGAAGTGGAAGAAGTGCCCTAATTGTAAGGTGTTTGTCGACAAGACGGAGGGCTGTATTCACATCACTTGCAG GTGTAAACTTGAGTTCTGCTATGCATGTGGAGAGAATTGGAATGAATCCCACTGGACTACGTGCCAAGAATAG